The following coding sequences are from one Geothrix sp. window:
- a CDS encoding MerR family transcriptional regulator: MAKVEPGLLSIGDICSETGLSADVVRVWERRYGFPVPVRLPSGHRRYRQEDLHQLRLMAEAVAQGHRPSLVARTGEAALKRLLIPRDNPRVERLFEAVAALDTDGMRGLLKESIGQLGWKPFLQQVVAPLLDRVGMAWADGTIDIHHEHLVTEVLEDLLRQLRLDCRILPGLGSVLLCTLPGERHRLGLLMAALAYASQGIRTELLGVDLPVASIAQAARALKVDRVAVSLSIQSSGETTRRLLMDLKDRLPAGCRLLIGGQGAVRTRKIEGVERMSGLEVL; this comes from the coding sequence ATGGCCAAGGTCGAGCCAGGGTTGTTGAGCATCGGGGACATCTGTTCGGAGACCGGGCTCTCGGCGGACGTGGTGCGGGTCTGGGAGCGCCGCTACGGATTCCCCGTGCCGGTCCGGCTGCCCTCGGGCCACCGGCGCTATCGGCAGGAGGACCTGCACCAGCTGAGGCTCATGGCCGAGGCCGTCGCCCAGGGGCATCGCCCCTCCCTGGTGGCCAGGACCGGGGAGGCAGCCCTGAAGCGGCTGCTGATCCCCAGGGACAACCCCCGGGTGGAGCGGCTGTTCGAGGCCGTCGCGGCCCTGGACACGGACGGGATGCGCGGGCTCCTGAAAGAATCGATCGGACAGCTGGGCTGGAAGCCCTTCCTCCAGCAGGTGGTGGCGCCCCTGCTGGACCGGGTGGGCATGGCCTGGGCGGATGGGACCATCGACATCCACCACGAGCACCTGGTCACGGAGGTGCTGGAGGACCTGCTGCGGCAGCTGCGCCTGGACTGCCGGATCCTGCCGGGCCTTGGCTCCGTGCTGCTGTGCACCCTGCCGGGTGAACGGCATCGGCTGGGGCTGCTCATGGCGGCCCTGGCCTACGCCTCCCAGGGCATCCGGACCGAGCTCCTGGGTGTGGATCTCCCCGTGGCGAGCATCGCCCAGGCTGCCCGGGCGTTGAAGGTGGATCGCGTGGCCGTCAGCCTGTCCATCCAGAGCTCGGGGGAGACGACCCGGCGCCTGCTCATGGACCTGAAGGACCGGCTGCCCGCAGGGTGCCGCCTGCTCATCGGCGGCCAGGGGGCGGTGCGGACGCGGAAGATCGAGGGCGTCGAAAGGATGAGCGGCCTGGAGGTGCTCTGA
- a CDS encoding YoaK family protein: protein MRRIPRTIQLIVARYLRRLLRNRLDGQQLQAAVESALATLPIQEKLLVREGALRSETLNRQLAWAMAFVAGAVNAGGFLAVSHYTSHMTGVVSSMADELADGDLTTALAALAMMLSFLGGAFVCTTLISFGQRHRMRSRYALTLALEAVLMLIFGFMGNRLQQEIQFTLPMTVMLLCFIMGLHNAVTSIISGAAVRTTHLTGTVTDIGIELSKLTYVNVHNRHGRERIVANRQKLTLLLLILASFLGGGVVGALGFRHVGFKVTVPLAGFLCFLAARPLLLELRLLLHRLKRQWAPAEQDASHDA from the coding sequence ATGCGCCGCATCCCCCGAACCATCCAGCTGATCGTGGCCCGCTACCTGCGGCGGCTGCTCAGGAACCGCCTCGACGGCCAGCAGCTCCAGGCGGCGGTGGAATCGGCCCTGGCCACGCTGCCGATCCAGGAGAAGCTGCTGGTGCGCGAAGGGGCGCTGCGCTCCGAAACCCTCAACCGCCAGCTGGCCTGGGCCATGGCCTTCGTGGCTGGCGCGGTGAACGCCGGCGGCTTCCTGGCGGTGAGCCACTACACGTCCCACATGACCGGCGTCGTCTCATCCATGGCCGACGAGCTGGCGGACGGCGACCTCACCACTGCACTCGCGGCCCTGGCCATGATGCTCAGCTTCCTGGGCGGCGCCTTCGTCTGCACCACGCTCATCAGCTTCGGGCAGCGGCACCGCATGCGCAGCCGCTACGCGCTTACTCTCGCGCTCGAGGCCGTGCTGATGCTGATCTTCGGATTCATGGGGAACCGCCTCCAGCAGGAGATCCAGTTCACGCTGCCCATGACCGTCATGCTGCTCTGCTTCATCATGGGCCTGCACAACGCCGTGACCTCCATCATCTCCGGCGCGGCCGTGCGCACCACGCACCTGACGGGCACCGTGACGGACATCGGCATCGAGCTGAGCAAACTCACCTACGTGAACGTCCACAACCGCCACGGCCGCGAGCGCATCGTCGCCAACCGCCAGAAGCTGACCCTGCTGCTGCTGATCCTCGCGTCCTTCCTCGGCGGCGGCGTGGTGGGCGCCCTCGGGTTCCGGCACGTCGGCTTCAAGGTGACGGTGCCCCTCGCCGGGTTCCTGTGCTTCCTCGCGGCCCGCCCCCTGCTGCTGGAGCTGCGGCTCCTGCTCCATCGCCTGAAGCGACAGTGGGCCCCAGCGGAACAGGACGCCTCGCACGACGCCTGA
- a CDS encoding asparaginase, protein MRKILLLHTGGTLGMAPSGEPASLAPGKFLDHLLEQVPELGQLAELSVEVPFNQDSACMEPANILALARRVRSAAGSFDGFVIIHGTDTMAFTGSVLGFLLADLGKPVVLTGSQRPLAFVRSDARSNLVNAVDLACRAIPEVGICFGTHWLRGVAADKLSVSQFEAFQSPNLPPLAEIGAEIRLHPEAGRFPRQVPAGLGAELDLTVRTVTPHPGMAWFPAPAGARAVLIQAFGAGNLPMDRPDLRAFLEDCRQRQLPVVVTSQCPHGGVDLSAYEMGRKLEDLGAISGGLHTRWAALAKLGLVLGAGGGVADAREAFRAAWAGEPTPEGAWPQA, encoded by the coding sequence ATGCGAAAGATCCTCCTCCTCCACACCGGCGGCACCCTCGGCATGGCCCCCAGCGGGGAGCCCGCCTCCCTGGCACCCGGGAAGTTCCTGGACCACCTGCTGGAGCAGGTGCCGGAGCTGGGCCAGCTGGCAGAGCTGTCGGTGGAGGTGCCCTTCAACCAGGATTCGGCCTGCATGGAACCTGCGAACATCCTGGCCCTGGCCCGGCGGGTGCGGTCGGCGGCGGGGAGTTTCGACGGCTTCGTCATCATCCATGGCACCGACACCATGGCCTTCACGGGCTCGGTGCTGGGCTTCCTGCTGGCGGATCTCGGCAAGCCCGTGGTGCTCACGGGCAGCCAGCGTCCCCTGGCCTTCGTGCGCAGTGATGCCCGCAGCAACCTCGTCAACGCCGTGGACCTGGCCTGCCGCGCCATCCCCGAAGTGGGCATCTGCTTCGGCACCCACTGGCTGCGGGGCGTGGCCGCCGACAAGCTGAGCGTGAGCCAGTTCGAGGCCTTCCAGAGCCCCAACCTGCCGCCCTTGGCCGAGATCGGTGCCGAGATCCGCCTGCATCCCGAGGCGGGCAGGTTCCCCCGGCAGGTGCCCGCCGGGCTGGGCGCCGAGCTGGACCTCACGGTCCGTACGGTCACGCCCCATCCGGGCATGGCCTGGTTCCCCGCGCCCGCCGGGGCCCGGGCCGTCCTCATCCAGGCCTTTGGCGCCGGCAACCTGCCCATGGACCGTCCTGACCTGCGGGCATTCCTGGAGGACTGCCGCCAGCGCCAGCTGCCCGTGGTGGTGACCTCGCAGTGCCCCCATGGCGGCGTCGATCTGTCCGCCTACGAGATGGGACGGAAGCTGGAGGACCTGGGCGCCATCTCGGGCGGCCTGCACACCCGCTGGGCCGCCCTGGCCAAGCTGGGCCTGGTGCTGGGCGCCGGGGGCGGGGTGGCCGACGCCCGGGAGGCGTTCAGGGCCGCCTGGGCGGGCGAGCCCACGCCGGAAGGGGCTTGGCCGCAAGCCTGA
- the serS gene encoding serine--tRNA ligase: protein MLDANLLRNDLDAVAARLSERGYTLDRARYQELDQRRRAALQEAEALKGERNRVSEEVGRLKRAKENADHLIAQQREVGDKLKELEAAEREIEAAFKDFLAGIPNPPHASVPPGRDEHANVEVKRWGQVPSIEAPKDHVELGTSLGILDLDRAAKISGARFSVLKGQGAKLERALIAFMLDRQTAAGYLEVIPPYLVNAESMYGTGQLPKFEQDLFKTSRGDGAPLYLIPTAEVPVTNLYRDEILNADSLPLRHCAFTPCFRSEAGSYGRDTKGIIRQHQFHKVELVTFAAADQAEAELEKLTADAEAILEALGLPYRRVLLCTGDMGFSSQKTYDLEVWLPSQNTYREISSCSWFGDFQARRANIRARGKEGKPAFAHTLNGSGLAVGRTWVAILENYQQADGSIVVPEALRPFMGAEVIR from the coding sequence ATGTTGGACGCCAACCTCCTCCGCAACGACCTCGACGCCGTGGCGGCCCGCCTCTCCGAGCGGGGCTACACCCTGGACCGGGCCCGCTATCAGGAACTGGACCAGCGCCGCCGCGCCGCCCTGCAGGAGGCCGAGGCCCTGAAAGGCGAGCGCAACCGCGTGAGCGAGGAAGTGGGCCGCCTCAAGCGGGCCAAGGAGAACGCGGACCACCTCATCGCCCAGCAGCGCGAGGTGGGCGACAAGCTGAAGGAACTGGAGGCGGCCGAGCGCGAGATCGAGGCGGCCTTCAAGGACTTCCTGGCCGGCATCCCCAATCCGCCCCACGCCAGCGTGCCTCCGGGCCGCGACGAGCACGCCAATGTCGAGGTCAAGCGCTGGGGCCAGGTTCCCAGCATCGAGGCACCCAAGGATCACGTGGAGCTGGGCACCTCGCTCGGCATCCTGGATCTGGATCGGGCCGCCAAGATCAGCGGCGCGCGCTTCTCGGTGCTGAAGGGGCAGGGCGCCAAGCTGGAGCGGGCCCTCATCGCCTTCATGCTCGACCGCCAGACGGCTGCGGGCTACCTCGAGGTCATCCCGCCCTACCTGGTGAACGCCGAGAGCATGTACGGCACGGGCCAGCTGCCCAAGTTCGAGCAGGACCTCTTCAAGACCTCGCGCGGGGACGGCGCTCCGCTCTACCTCATCCCCACGGCGGAAGTCCCCGTCACCAACCTCTACCGCGACGAAATCCTGAACGCGGATTCCCTGCCCCTGCGCCACTGCGCCTTCACGCCCTGCTTCCGCAGCGAGGCGGGCAGCTACGGCCGGGATACCAAGGGCATCATCCGCCAGCACCAGTTCCACAAGGTGGAGCTGGTCACTTTCGCCGCCGCCGACCAGGCGGAGGCTGAGCTGGAGAAGCTCACCGCGGATGCAGAGGCCATCCTCGAAGCGCTGGGCCTGCCCTACCGTCGGGTGCTGCTCTGCACGGGCGACATGGGCTTCAGCAGCCAGAAGACCTACGACCTGGAAGTGTGGCTGCCTTCGCAGAACACCTACCGCGAGATCAGCTCCTGCAGCTGGTTCGGCGACTTCCAGGCGCGGCGTGCCAACATCCGCGCCAGGGGCAAGGAGGGCAAGCCCGCCTTCGCCCACACGCTGAACGGCAGCGGCCTGGCCGTGGGCCGCACCTGGGTGGCCATTCTCGAAAACTACCAGCAGGCCGACGGCAGCATCGTGGTGCCCGAGGCGCTGCGGCCCTTCATGGGCGCCGAGGTGATCCGCTGA
- a CDS encoding ATP-binding cassette domain-containing protein encodes MSFTIAPGEAWGVVGASGSGKTTLLNLLLGLLEPTEGRITFEGAPWSPLPERERRFRRPRIQAVFQDALASLPPHRTGWEILQEPLEIWSRGTPRTRREAAARMAAKVKFPEAALAQRPGSWSGGLAQRLALARALMLEPSLLVLDEPFSALDSTLASHFLALLLALKAEGTALLLVSHDLEPVRLLCDQLLMLRDGEALCQAPAGTLSAPSHPHLLELLEASPRLAPS; translated from the coding sequence GTGTCTTTCACCATCGCCCCGGGCGAAGCCTGGGGCGTCGTCGGCGCGAGCGGTTCCGGAAAAACCACCCTGCTGAACCTGCTGCTGGGCCTGCTGGAACCGACGGAGGGCCGGATCACCTTCGAAGGTGCGCCCTGGTCGCCCCTGCCTGAGCGGGAGCGGAGGTTTCGGCGTCCCCGCATCCAGGCAGTCTTCCAGGATGCGCTTGCCAGCCTGCCGCCTCACCGCACGGGCTGGGAGATCCTCCAGGAGCCGCTGGAGATCTGGAGTCGCGGAACCCCCCGCACCCGGCGGGAGGCCGCCGCCCGCATGGCGGCGAAGGTGAAGTTTCCGGAAGCGGCCCTGGCTCAGCGTCCCGGCTCCTGGTCCGGCGGATTGGCCCAGCGGCTGGCGCTGGCGCGGGCCCTCATGCTCGAACCCTCCCTGCTGGTCCTGGACGAGCCCTTCTCGGCCCTGGACTCGACCCTGGCGAGCCACTTCCTGGCGTTGCTGCTGGCCCTGAAGGCCGAGGGCACCGCGCTGCTCCTGGTGAGCCACGACCTGGAGCCGGTGAGGCTCCTCTGCGACCAGCTGCTCATGCTGCGGGATGGCGAGGCCCTGTGCCAAGCCCCGGCCGGGACCCTGTCGGCTCCATCGCACCCCCACCTGCTGGAACTCCTGGAGGCGTCGCCCCGATTGGCGCCCTCCTGA
- a CDS encoding peptidylprolyl isomerase — MLRSFRQVFKSNRTPMAAVMIVVLLGLVAYLAPTGGAISRDTVVARVYGHEVTMQELSDHMQELYQRYGKQASPEALKPFVQSQALRDLMNQKLMEELAERHHVVVTDEEVGARLRAFLRQYPMLLDTKGGLKPTAELKQIFQETGFNPALQERAIRSELLRTKLVQQSALQVPVDEAWIAQEHRLRNEKVAFQQVAVPVDASAIADPGDATLEGFYKAGGERFLQPPRRVIQFVAVDRAALGKDLDVDEAALKAAFEARKGDTTEFKARHILFKAEGDTQMQEATTKAQLLRQRLVKGLDFAKTAEEQSEDPSAKGNGGDLGWFTASKMVKPFSEAAAALKPGEISQPVRTQFGIHLIKLEGRREKKFEDVKAELAREISGSRFNSRAQERLEQIRKRANGGDLAAAAKSLGSPAQLSQPFSNEPSAQVEGLPELSQIAAEVFRMKVGDVSKPQAFPGRHLLFRVQEELPEAVPPFKEIRAKVLAAFRVEEARKQAVAKAQQALKTGGLQAVGPVTDQAAAPLSGMRDFVTHPGIRKALLETAVGQTTPVLWTQDGKLWVAKVTSREPAPALTFETRRSLIQDVQTTEAQKLLSAELQSLDQQGRLRPGFSSLWGHFGGIYVNTAAVSVQMED; from the coding sequence ATGCTTCGTTCTTTCCGCCAGGTCTTCAAATCCAACCGCACGCCCATGGCCGCGGTCATGATCGTCGTCCTCCTGGGTCTGGTCGCGTACCTGGCTCCCACGGGGGGCGCGATCTCCCGCGACACGGTCGTGGCCCGGGTCTACGGCCACGAAGTCACCATGCAGGAGCTGAGCGACCACATGCAGGAGCTCTACCAGCGCTACGGGAAGCAGGCCAGCCCCGAGGCCTTGAAGCCCTTCGTCCAGTCCCAGGCCCTCCGCGACCTCATGAACCAGAAGCTCATGGAGGAGCTGGCCGAGCGGCACCACGTGGTGGTGACCGACGAGGAGGTGGGCGCCCGGCTCCGGGCCTTCCTGCGCCAGTACCCCATGCTGCTGGATACCAAGGGCGGCTTGAAGCCCACGGCCGAACTGAAGCAGATCTTCCAGGAGACCGGGTTCAATCCCGCCTTGCAGGAGCGGGCCATCCGCTCCGAGCTGCTGCGCACCAAGCTGGTCCAGCAGTCCGCCCTGCAGGTGCCCGTGGACGAGGCCTGGATCGCCCAGGAGCATCGCCTGCGCAACGAAAAGGTCGCCTTCCAGCAGGTCGCGGTGCCCGTGGATGCCAGCGCCATCGCCGATCCCGGGGATGCCACCCTCGAAGGTTTCTACAAGGCCGGCGGCGAACGCTTCCTCCAGCCCCCCCGTCGCGTGATCCAGTTCGTGGCCGTGGACCGCGCCGCCCTGGGCAAGGACCTGGACGTGGATGAGGCCGCCCTGAAGGCCGCCTTCGAGGCTCGCAAGGGCGATACCACCGAGTTCAAGGCCCGCCACATCCTGTTCAAGGCCGAGGGCGATACCCAGATGCAGGAGGCCACCACCAAGGCCCAGCTGCTGCGCCAGCGCCTCGTCAAGGGCCTGGACTTCGCCAAGACGGCCGAAGAGCAGAGCGAGGATCCCAGCGCCAAGGGCAACGGCGGCGACCTGGGCTGGTTCACTGCCTCCAAGATGGTCAAGCCCTTCTCCGAGGCCGCCGCGGCCTTGAAGCCGGGTGAGATCAGCCAGCCCGTGCGCACCCAGTTCGGCATCCACCTCATCAAGCTGGAGGGGCGCCGCGAGAAGAAGTTCGAGGACGTGAAGGCCGAGCTGGCCCGCGAGATCTCCGGCAGCCGCTTCAACTCCCGGGCCCAGGAACGCCTCGAGCAGATCCGCAAGCGGGCGAACGGGGGCGACCTCGCCGCCGCCGCCAAGAGCCTGGGCAGCCCCGCCCAGCTGAGCCAGCCCTTCAGCAACGAGCCCTCCGCCCAGGTCGAGGGCCTCCCCGAGCTGTCCCAGATCGCCGCCGAGGTCTTCCGCATGAAGGTGGGCGACGTGTCGAAACCCCAGGCCTTCCCCGGCCGCCACCTGCTCTTCCGCGTCCAGGAGGAGCTGCCTGAGGCCGTACCCCCGTTCAAGGAGATCCGCGCCAAGGTCCTGGCGGCCTTCCGCGTGGAAGAGGCCCGCAAGCAGGCCGTCGCGAAGGCCCAGCAGGCCCTGAAGACCGGCGGCCTCCAGGCCGTGGGCCCCGTCACCGACCAGGCTGCCGCCCCCCTCAGCGGCATGCGCGACTTCGTCACCCACCCGGGCATCCGCAAGGCCCTCCTGGAGACGGCCGTCGGCCAGACCACCCCCGTGCTCTGGACCCAGGACGGCAAGCTCTGGGTGGCCAAGGTCACTTCCCGCGAACCGGCCCCGGCCCTCACCTTCGAGACCCGCCGCAGCCTCATCCAGGACGTGCAGACCACCGAAGCCCAGAAGCTGCTCTCCGCGGAATTGCAGTCCCTGGACCAGCAGGGCCGGCTGCGTCCGGGCTTCAGCAGCCTGTGGGGCCACTTCGGCGGCATCTACGTGAACACCGCCGCCGTGTCGGTGCAGATGGAAGACTGA
- the def gene encoding peptide deformylase: MAVLPVLTWGDPRLKKNSEDVGDWTPELEQLVADMFETALDEEGVGLAAPQIGRNINLAVIDCSCGEDPAQRLVLINPEITREEGSQVGPEGCLSIPGIREVLERPQKVTIRNRAQDGSWHELTGEDLMARAFCHEIDHLRGRLFVEYFGPVKRQFLQKKYLKQARG, from the coding sequence ATGGCCGTCTTGCCCGTGCTCACCTGGGGGGATCCCCGCCTCAAGAAGAACAGCGAGGATGTCGGGGACTGGACGCCCGAGCTGGAACAGCTCGTGGCGGACATGTTCGAGACCGCCCTCGACGAAGAGGGGGTCGGCCTCGCGGCGCCCCAGATCGGCCGGAACATCAACCTGGCCGTGATCGACTGCTCCTGCGGGGAGGATCCGGCCCAGCGGCTCGTCCTCATCAACCCGGAGATCACGCGGGAGGAGGGCTCCCAGGTGGGCCCGGAGGGCTGCCTTTCCATCCCCGGCATCCGCGAGGTGCTGGAGCGCCCCCAGAAGGTGACCATCCGCAACCGGGCCCAGGACGGCAGCTGGCACGAGCTGACCGGGGAGGATCTCATGGCCCGGGCCTTCTGCCACGAGATCGACCACCTGCGGGGCCGGCTCTTCGTGGAGTACTTCGGGCCCGTGAAGCGGCAGTTCCTCCAGAAGAAATACCTGAAGCAGGCCCGGGGATGA
- the fmt gene encoding methionyl-tRNA formyltransferase, translated as MTRIAFLGTPRAAVPALRALAGEGVEAVFCNPDRPAGRGRHLEAPPVKAAALELGLAIHQPLSWKAPETRELWESLKIDLALVVAYGHLLPRWMLDSCPGGVWNLHFSLLPRWRGAAPVNHALLAGDEEIGVSLMRLTPGMDEGPVLAQSHRAINQEDTAEGLLTELALDAADLLLDELPKLLCGCAQPVEQEHGRATYAPKLSKVMGRLDWRRSAADLHRQVRALWPWPGSELELEGQILKVCGVGALRPCYRDPGQLVWGKEGAWLTTSDGALELTQLQRPGKPVQPALQALQPWGASGSRVVG; from the coding sequence ATGACCCGGATCGCCTTCCTCGGCACCCCCCGCGCGGCTGTCCCGGCGTTGCGGGCGCTGGCCGGGGAGGGGGTCGAGGCGGTCTTCTGCAATCCCGACCGGCCCGCAGGCCGGGGCCGCCACCTGGAGGCACCGCCGGTGAAGGCCGCGGCCCTGGAACTGGGGCTGGCCATCCATCAGCCCCTGAGCTGGAAGGCGCCCGAGACCCGCGAGCTCTGGGAAAGCCTGAAGATCGACCTGGCCCTGGTGGTCGCCTATGGCCACCTCCTGCCCAGGTGGATGCTGGATTCCTGCCCTGGCGGGGTCTGGAACCTGCATTTCTCCCTGCTGCCCCGTTGGCGTGGCGCGGCGCCCGTGAACCATGCCCTGCTGGCCGGGGACGAGGAAATCGGCGTCAGCCTCATGCGCCTCACGCCAGGCATGGACGAGGGCCCGGTGCTGGCCCAGAGCCACCGCGCCATCAATCAGGAGGATACCGCCGAGGGCCTGCTGACCGAGCTGGCCCTGGACGCGGCGGACCTGCTCCTCGACGAGCTGCCCAAGCTGCTCTGCGGCTGCGCCCAGCCGGTGGAGCAGGAGCACGGGCGGGCCACCTATGCCCCGAAGCTCAGCAAGGTGATGGGCCGCCTGGACTGGCGCCGATCCGCGGCGGACCTGCACCGGCAGGTGCGGGCCCTGTGGCCCTGGCCGGGCTCCGAGCTTGAACTGGAAGGCCAGATCCTCAAGGTCTGCGGCGTGGGCGCCCTGCGTCCCTGCTACCGCGATCCGGGTCAGCTGGTCTGGGGCAAGGAGGGCGCCTGGCTCACCACCTCGGATGGCGCCCTGGAGCTCACCCAGCTCCAGCGCCCCGGCAAACCCGTCCAGCCCGCGCTGCAGGCCCTGCAGCCCTGGGGAGCGAGTGGAAGCCGAGTCGTCGGATGA
- a CDS encoding tetratricopeptide repeat protein gives MAIDRIKVKKEADKLLTAGKVERAIDEFQKLVDDNPKDYNTLNQIGDLCVQIGRVKEGVEIHKRLGGAYERDGFHARAAAIFQKVVRNAPEDIDAAQRLADLYRQMNKTSDAVKVHLQVAEHFQKKGLIKRALEEFNKVVDLDPKNLKMKVKLADLYNKEGMKDRAAGIYLEVAESLAMEQMHGEANQILERAKAMISTPQVYLTQSRLGVIQGDYTTAAQHLREGLTNNPRNTELLEALAEIELRSGHPDRALEALAEVAQLPEKSLPLCEKALRNLVNGDRAEEGLRLFAPIARELARRGSGDVIGRSLRNALQGNIGIEGWVLLAEIAHQSGNRADQVQALQSAYGMAYQNNDQALISHLAGQLQGMGVVPGAAAPAPATFAPIGLPAGFEARSPQEITRHGGETEVDPVKRLRIEQFSREAEAMLRGGSPERAIETYKKALELDPADLTIIEAIVAVHRTTGRLTQVQMQYVQSAQALVQLDRKREAAHLLDLAEQLFPGSTRIHRRAMGLPEPGVLPPPASRAAIGLPAPAPIPTPSAPTQPIAPPPADDLDMLIGLDLPGFEVPPQRPAPPRAAQPIALGDGLEEALPLLPDLDALPPDPFAPPALPPAPVPPSQEHAALEPSDLSWMDTTLTDFAPEIAASTSAPTAPLPPMPTRQLGQEVIDALSALPDLPEVEATRPVTVPAPEPAPIAPTVPEPVAEDIESLLGDIDFQLDYGSPEEAKIEIEAALQQFPGHPDLQSRLSRAEAALQKLGHVPKASALDESDFANSFFDLTDVLGTALMDSGEGEEMHDATHVVEKIQSVDELFSAFREGVEKQVKGDDYDTHYNLGIAYKEMMLIDPAIEEFKIAMGDPERTLECCSMLSICEQARGDLPAAVEWLRQGILAPGFPPEDSIGLRYDLAEIYLQQGHTSMAAEEFKAVYEMDPDYRDVAARLA, from the coding sequence ATGGCCATTGATCGCATCAAAGTCAAGAAGGAAGCCGACAAGCTCTTGACGGCGGGCAAGGTGGAACGGGCCATCGATGAGTTCCAGAAGCTCGTCGACGACAATCCAAAGGACTACAACACCCTGAACCAGATCGGCGACCTCTGCGTCCAGATCGGTCGGGTGAAGGAGGGCGTGGAGATCCACAAGCGCCTGGGCGGGGCCTATGAGCGGGACGGCTTCCATGCGCGCGCCGCGGCCATCTTCCAGAAGGTGGTGCGCAACGCCCCCGAGGACATCGACGCGGCCCAGCGCCTGGCGGACCTCTACCGCCAGATGAACAAGACCAGCGACGCCGTGAAGGTCCACCTCCAGGTGGCCGAGCACTTCCAGAAGAAGGGCCTCATCAAGCGGGCCCTGGAGGAGTTCAACAAGGTCGTCGACCTGGACCCCAAGAACCTGAAGATGAAGGTCAAGCTGGCGGACCTCTACAACAAGGAGGGCATGAAGGACCGCGCCGCGGGCATCTACCTCGAGGTGGCCGAGTCCCTGGCCATGGAGCAGATGCACGGCGAGGCCAACCAGATCCTCGAACGCGCCAAGGCGATGATCTCCACGCCCCAGGTCTACCTGACGCAGAGCCGCCTCGGCGTCATCCAGGGCGACTACACCACCGCCGCGCAGCACCTGCGCGAAGGGCTCACCAACAACCCCCGCAACACCGAGCTGCTGGAGGCCCTGGCCGAGATCGAGCTGCGCAGCGGCCACCCGGACCGCGCCCTCGAAGCCCTGGCGGAGGTGGCCCAGCTGCCCGAGAAGTCCCTGCCCCTCTGCGAGAAGGCCCTGCGCAACCTGGTCAACGGGGATCGTGCGGAAGAGGGCCTGCGGCTGTTCGCGCCCATCGCCCGGGAGCTCGCCCGTCGCGGCTCCGGCGACGTCATCGGCCGCAGCCTGCGCAACGCCCTCCAGGGGAACATCGGCATCGAGGGCTGGGTCCTGCTTGCCGAGATCGCCCACCAGAGCGGCAACCGGGCCGACCAGGTGCAGGCGCTCCAGAGCGCCTACGGCATGGCCTACCAGAACAACGACCAGGCGCTCATCAGCCACCTCGCGGGGCAGCTGCAGGGCATGGGCGTGGTTCCCGGCGCCGCCGCCCCGGCCCCCGCCACCTTCGCCCCCATCGGGCTCCCGGCGGGCTTCGAAGCCCGGTCTCCCCAGGAGATCACCCGCCACGGCGGCGAGACCGAGGTGGATCCGGTCAAGCGTCTGCGCATCGAGCAGTTCTCGCGCGAAGCCGAGGCCATGTTGCGCGGCGGCAGTCCCGAACGGGCCATCGAGACCTACAAGAAGGCCCTGGAGCTGGACCCCGCCGACCTCACGATCATCGAGGCCATCGTGGCGGTGCACCGGACCACGGGGCGCCTCACCCAGGTGCAGATGCAGTACGTGCAGAGCGCCCAGGCCCTGGTCCAGCTGGACCGCAAACGGGAGGCCGCGCATCTGCTGGACTTGGCGGAGCAGCTATTCCCGGGTTCCACGCGCATCCACCGCCGCGCCATGGGCCTGCCCGAACCGGGCGTGCTGCCCCCACCCGCCTCCCGCGCGGCCATCGGCCTGCCCGCCCCGGCGCCGATCCCGACCCCCTCCGCCCCGACCCAGCCCATCGCGCCGCCGCCGGCGGATGACCTGGACATGCTGATCGGCCTCGACCTTCCCGGCTTCGAAGTGCCGCCCCAGCGTCCTGCCCCCCCCCGGGCGGCCCAACCCATCGCCCTGGGCGATGGCCTGGAAGAGGCACTCCCCCTCCTTCCCGATCTCGACGCCCTGCCTCCGGATCCCTTCGCGCCTCCGGCCCTGCCGCCGGCTCCGGTCCCGCCAAGCCAGGAGCATGCCGCCCTCGAGCCTTCCGACTTGAGCTGGATGGACACCACGCTTACGGACTTCGCGCCCGAGATCGCCGCCTCCACCTCCGCGCCCACCGCACCTCTGCCGCCCATGCCCACCCGGCAGCTGGGGCAGGAGGTCATCGACGCCCTCTCCGCCCTGCCCGATCTGCCCGAGGTCGAAGCCACGCGGCCGGTCACGGTTCCCGCGCCGGAACCTGCCCCGATCGCACCCACGGTTCCCGAGCCGGTGGCCGAGGACATCGAGAGCCTGCTGGGCGACATCGACTTCCAGCTGGACTACGGCAGCCCCGAGGAAGCGAAGATCGAGATCGAGGCCGCCCTCCAGCAGTTCCCCGGACACCCCGATCTGCAGTCCCGGCTCAGCCGTGCGGAAGCCGCATTGCAGAAGCTGGGCCATGTCCCCAAGGCCAGCGCCCTCGACGAGAGCGACTTCGCCAACTCCTTCTTCGACCTCACCGACGTGCTGGGCACCGCCCTCATGGACAGTGGCGAAGGCGAGGAGATGCACGACGCCACCCACGTGGTGGAGAAGATCCAGAGCGTGGACGAGCTGTTCAGCGCCTTCCGCGAGGGCGTGGAGAAGCAGGTCAAGGGCGACGACTACGACACCCACTACAACCTGGGCATCGCCTACAAGGAGATGATGCTCATCGATCCCGCCATCGAGGAGTTCAAGATCGCCATGGGCGACCCCGAGCGCACCCTGGAGTGCTGCTCCATGCTCAGCATCTGCGAGCAGGCCCGGGGCGACCTCCCGGCCGCCGTGGAGTGGCTGCGCCAGGGCATCCTCGCCCCCGGCTTCCCGCCCGAGGACAGCATCGGCCTCCGCTATGACCTGGCCGAGATCTACCTCCAGCAGGGCCACACCAGCATGGCCGCCGAGGAGTTCAAGGCCGTCTACGAGATGGACCCCGACTACCGGGACGTGGCGGCGAGACTCGCCTAG